A region from the Citrobacter telavivensis genome encodes:
- the entS gene encoding enterobactin transporter EntS — protein MNRQSWLLNLSLLKTHPAFRAVFLARFISIVSLGLLGVAVPVQIQMMTHSTWQVGLSVTLTGSAMFVGLMVGGVLADRYERKKVILLARGTCGIGFIGLCLNAMLPEPSLIAIYLLGLWDGFFASLGVTALLAATPALVGRENLMQAGAITMLTVRLGSVISPMLGGLLLATGGVVWNYGLAAAGTFITLLPLLSLPTLPPPPQQREHPLKSLLAAFRFLLASPLIGGIALLGGLLTMASAVRVLYPALAINWQMSAAQIGMLYAAIPLGAAIGALTSGQLAHSVRPGLIMLASSVGAFLAIGVFALMPVWGLGVVCLALFGWLSAISSLLQYTMLQTQTPENMLGRINGLWTAQNVTGDAIGAALLGGLGAVMTPVASASVSGFGLVIVGLLLLLLLSELRRFRQTPPEPA, from the coding sequence ATGAATCGACAATCCTGGCTGCTCAACCTCAGTTTGCTGAAGACACACCCGGCATTTCGCGCTGTCTTCCTCGCCCGTTTTATCTCTATTGTCTCGCTCGGACTGCTCGGCGTTGCGGTTCCCGTACAGATCCAGATGATGACGCATTCCACCTGGCAGGTGGGTCTCTCGGTGACGCTGACCGGCAGCGCGATGTTTGTCGGGCTAATGGTAGGCGGCGTACTGGCCGATCGCTATGAACGCAAAAAAGTGATCCTGCTGGCACGCGGCACCTGCGGCATTGGCTTCATCGGCCTGTGTCTGAACGCGATGCTGCCAGAACCCTCACTGATCGCCATTTATCTGCTGGGCCTGTGGGACGGCTTTTTTGCCTCACTGGGCGTGACGGCATTGCTGGCGGCGACGCCTGCGCTGGTAGGACGTGAAAATCTGATGCAGGCAGGGGCAATTACCATGCTGACCGTACGTCTGGGCTCGGTGATTTCGCCTATGCTGGGCGGACTGCTGCTCGCCACCGGTGGCGTGGTCTGGAACTACGGTCTGGCGGCGGCGGGCACTTTTATCACCTTACTGCCGCTGTTGAGCCTTCCGACGCTGCCGCCTCCACCACAGCAACGTGAACATCCGCTGAAATCGCTGCTGGCGGCGTTTCGCTTCCTGCTTGCCAGTCCGCTGATCGGCGGCATTGCGCTGCTTGGCGGTCTGCTGACGATGGCAAGCGCCGTGCGCGTGCTCTATCCGGCGCTGGCAATTAACTGGCAGATGTCGGCGGCGCAGATTGGCATGTTGTACGCCGCTATTCCGCTCGGGGCGGCGATTGGCGCACTCACCAGCGGGCAACTGGCGCACAGCGTGCGTCCGGGATTGATCATGCTGGCCTCGAGCGTGGGGGCGTTTCTGGCGATTGGGGTGTTTGCCCTGATGCCTGTCTGGGGGTTAGGAGTGGTCTGTCTGGCGCTGTTCGGCTGGCTGAGCGCCATCAGCTCGCTGTTGCAGTACACGATGCTGCAAACGCAGACGCCGGAAAATATGTTAGGGCGCATCAACGGTCTGTGGACAGCGCAGAACGTCACGGGAGATGCCATCGGTGCGGCATTGTTAGGCGGTCTGGGAGCCGTCATGACGCCGGTGGCTTCGGCGAGCGTTAGCGGTTTCGGCCTGGTCATTGTGGGACTGCTACTACTGCTGTTGCTCAGTGAGTTACGTCGATTCCGGCAGACGCCGCCGGAACCGGCATAA
- the fepE gene encoding LPS O-antigen length regulator, whose product MPSLNIKQSKNTEFTGFPLPHSQSNEIDLLKLIDILWQAKKRIIACTLAFACVGLFVTFFLPQRWTSEAVVTPAESIQWQDLQRTLTGLRVLDLDIKVDRSHTFNLFIKKFQSSSLLEQYLRSSPYVMDQLKGAEINELELHRAIVALSEKMNAVDSNAGKKNETALYTSWVLSFTAPVKEEAQQVLAGYIRFIADIVVQNSLENIRNQLEVKTRFEKERLALDRVKLKNQLDTNIKRLNYSLEIANAAGIKKPVYSNGQAVKDDPDFSISLGADGIQRKLEIEKSVTDVAELNAELKNRQYYVEQLESVNIHDVKFSPFKYQLEPSLPVKKQGPGRTIVVVLAAIMGGIVACAGVLLQHAMVARKMDDATVKERLV is encoded by the coding sequence ATGCCGTCACTTAATATTAAGCAGAGCAAAAATACGGAGTTTACTGGTTTTCCGTTGCCCCACTCTCAGAGTAATGAAATCGATTTATTAAAGCTGATTGATATTTTATGGCAGGCTAAAAAACGTATTATTGCGTGTACGCTCGCGTTTGCGTGCGTGGGATTATTCGTCACGTTCTTTTTGCCGCAGCGCTGGACCAGTGAAGCCGTGGTGACGCCTGCCGAATCAATCCAGTGGCAGGATCTGCAGAGAACGCTGACGGGATTACGTGTTCTGGACCTTGATATCAAAGTCGATCGTAGTCACACCTTCAATCTCTTTATCAAGAAATTTCAGTCGTCTTCACTACTGGAGCAATATTTACGCTCATCTCCATATGTAATGGATCAATTAAAAGGCGCGGAAATCAATGAACTGGAATTGCATCGGGCCATCGTCGCGCTGAGTGAAAAGATGAACGCGGTGGACAGCAATGCCGGAAAGAAAAATGAAACGGCGCTGTATACGTCCTGGGTGTTGAGTTTTACGGCCCCGGTCAAAGAAGAGGCACAGCAGGTTCTGGCGGGGTATATCCGGTTTATTGCTGATATTGTGGTGCAGAATTCGCTGGAAAATATCCGCAATCAGCTGGAGGTCAAAACACGTTTTGAGAAAGAACGTCTGGCACTGGACCGCGTGAAACTTAAAAATCAACTGGATACAAATATTAAACGACTCAATTATTCACTGGAGATTGCCAATGCAGCCGGAATTAAAAAACCGGTTTACAGCAATGGCCAGGCGGTGAAAGACGATCCTGATTTTTCTATTTCTCTGGGCGCCGATGGGATCCAGCGAAAGCTGGAAATTGAAAAATCGGTAACGGATGTGGCTGAACTGAATGCTGAATTAAAAAACCGGCAGTATTATGTTGAGCAACTGGAATCCGTCAATATCCACGACGTGAAGTTCTCGCCGTTCAAATACCAGCTTGAGCCATCATTACCGGTGAAAAAACAGGGGCCGGGTAGAACGATCGTGGTCGTGTTGGCGGCAATCATGGGAGGAATCGTGGCCTGTGCTGGCGTGCTTCTCCAGCATGCGATGGTCGCGCGTAAAATGGATGACGCCACTGTCAAAGAACGTCTGGTCTGA
- the fepC gene encoding iron-enterobactin ABC transporter ATP-binding protein, with protein sequence MTESVARLRGDQLTLGYGKFTVAEDLNVTIPDGHFTAIIGPNGCGKSTLLRTLSRLMTPTNGHVWLDGEPIQRYPSKEVARRIGLLAQNATTPGDITVQELVARGRYPHQPLFTRWRKEDEDAVTQAMRATGITHLAGQSVDTLSGGQRQRAWIAMVLAQETSIMLLDEPTTWLDISHQIDLLELLSELNREKGYTLAAVLHDLNQACRYATHLIALREGKIVAEGAPKEIVTAELIEKIYGLRCMIIDDPVADTPLVVPLGRR encoded by the coding sequence ATGACCGAATCAGTAGCCCGTTTGCGTGGCGACCAGTTAACGCTGGGTTATGGAAAATTCACCGTTGCCGAAGACCTTAACGTCACCATTCCCGATGGCCATTTCACGGCCATTATCGGGCCAAACGGCTGCGGGAAATCGACGCTCTTGCGGACCCTCAGTCGGCTGATGACGCCGACAAACGGTCACGTCTGGCTGGACGGCGAGCCTATCCAACGTTACCCGAGTAAAGAAGTGGCCCGGCGCATCGGCCTGCTGGCGCAAAATGCCACGACGCCGGGCGATATCACCGTGCAGGAACTGGTGGCGCGCGGACGCTATCCGCATCAACCGCTTTTTACTCGCTGGCGTAAAGAAGATGAAGATGCCGTGACGCAGGCAATGCGCGCCACCGGCATTACGCATCTGGCCGGTCAAAGCGTGGATACGCTGTCCGGTGGTCAGCGCCAGCGCGCATGGATAGCGATGGTGCTGGCGCAGGAAACGTCGATCATGCTGCTCGATGAACCGACTACCTGGCTTGATATCAGCCATCAGATTGATCTGCTGGAATTACTGAGCGAACTGAACCGCGAGAAAGGCTATACCCTCGCCGCCGTGCTGCATGACCTCAACCAGGCCTGCCGCTACGCCACCCATTTGATCGCGTTGCGGGAAGGAAAAATAGTCGCTGAGGGGGCACCAAAGGAGATCGTCACGGCGGAATTGATTGAGAAAATCTATGGGTTACGCTGCATGATTATCGACGATCCAGTGGCGGACACACCGCTGGTGGTGCCGCTGGGCCGTCGTTAA
- the fepD gene encoding Fe(3+)-siderophore ABC transporter permease, whose protein sequence is MSCSVSVTRAIAVPGLLLLLVIATALSLIIGAKSLPISVVAQALTGTCQSADCTIVLDARLPRTLAGLLAGGALGLAGALMQTLTRNPLADPGLLGVNAGASFAIVLGAALFGFSTPQEQLVMAFIGALVASLVVAFTGSQGGGQLSPVRLTLAGVALAAVLEGLTSGISLLNPDVYDSLRYWQAGSLDIRNLQTLKVVIVPVLIAGATALMLSRALNSLSLGSDTATALGSKVARTQLIGLLAITVLCGSATAIVGPIAFIGLMMPHMSRWLVGADHRWSLPVTLIATPVLLLFADIIGRLIVPGELRVSVVSAFIGAPVLIFLVRRRPRGAA, encoded by the coding sequence ATGTCATGTTCTGTTTCCGTGACGCGTGCCATTGCCGTGCCCGGATTGTTGTTATTACTGGTTATCGCCACGGCATTAAGTCTGATCATCGGCGCAAAATCCTTGCCCATCTCCGTGGTTGCACAAGCGCTCACCGGTACCTGTCAAAGTGCTGATTGCACTATCGTGCTGGATGCCCGTCTGCCGCGAACGCTGGCGGGACTGCTGGCGGGCGGTGCGTTGGGACTTGCTGGCGCGTTGATGCAAACGCTCACCCGTAATCCGCTGGCCGACCCGGGTCTGCTTGGCGTGAACGCCGGAGCCAGTTTTGCCATTGTGTTGGGCGCGGCGCTGTTCGGCTTTTCCACACCGCAGGAACAACTGGTGATGGCCTTTATCGGCGCGCTGGTGGCATCGCTGGTTGTGGCATTTACCGGCAGCCAGGGCGGCGGTCAGTTAAGTCCGGTGCGCCTGACGCTGGCGGGCGTTGCGCTCGCCGCCGTTCTGGAAGGTCTCACCAGCGGTATCTCCCTGTTAAACCCGGACGTCTACGATAGTCTTCGCTACTGGCAGGCCGGTTCACTGGATATCCGCAACCTCCAAACGCTCAAAGTGGTTATTGTGCCGGTACTGATTGCCGGTGCTACTGCGCTGATGCTCAGCCGGGCGCTGAACAGCCTGAGTCTGGGAAGTGATACCGCCACGGCGCTTGGCAGCAAAGTCGCACGCACGCAGCTCATCGGCCTGCTAGCCATCACTGTCTTATGCGGCAGCGCCACGGCGATTGTCGGACCGATTGCGTTTATCGGCCTGATGATGCCGCACATGTCGCGCTGGCTGGTCGGCGCCGATCACCGCTGGTCGCTCCCCGTGACGCTGATCGCCACTCCTGTTCTGCTGCTTTTTGCCGATATCATTGGCCGCCTGATTGTTCCCGGCGAGCTGCGCGTGTCGGTAGTGAGCGCCTTTATTGGCGCCCCGGTGCTGATCTTTCTGGTTCGTCGTCGTCCGCGAGGTGCCGCATGA
- the fepB gene encoding Fe2+-enterobactin ABC transporter substrate-binding protein encodes MRLPSLPGLLVTLFVFGFSSAHAAEWPRQVTDVRGSHTLEHKPERIVSTSVTLTGSLLAIDAPVIASGATTPNNRVADDQGFLRQWGDVAKARKLTRLYIGEPNAEAVAAQMPDLILISATGGDSALALYDQLSPIAPTLIINYDDKSWQSLLTQLGDITGQEKQAAARIAEFDKQLTVVKQQLVLPPQPVSALVYTAAAHRANLWTPESAQGQMLEQLGFTLATLPGGLQASQSQGKRHDIIQLGGENLAAGLNGEALFLFAGDEKDEQAIYANPLLAHLPAVQNKRVYALGTESFRLDYYSAMRVLDRLSTLF; translated from the coding sequence ACGCTCTTCGTTTTCGGATTCTCCTCAGCCCACGCCGCGGAATGGCCGCGTCAGGTGACTGACGTTCGCGGCAGCCACACGCTGGAACACAAACCTGAACGCATCGTCTCTACCAGCGTCACGCTCACTGGTTCATTGCTGGCGATTGATGCGCCGGTGATCGCCAGCGGGGCAACGACGCCAAACAATCGCGTGGCTGACGATCAGGGATTTTTGCGTCAGTGGGGCGACGTGGCAAAAGCACGCAAACTGACCCGCCTTTATATCGGCGAGCCGAACGCCGAAGCCGTGGCTGCGCAGATGCCCGATCTCATTCTGATTAGCGCGACCGGCGGCGACTCCGCGCTGGCCCTGTACGATCAGCTCTCCCCTATCGCCCCGACGCTTATCATTAATTACGACGATAAAAGCTGGCAGTCGCTGCTGACGCAGTTGGGCGACATCACCGGCCAGGAGAAACAGGCCGCCGCGCGTATTGCGGAATTCGATAAGCAACTGACCGTCGTTAAACAGCAGTTGGTGCTGCCGCCGCAACCGGTGAGCGCGCTGGTTTACACCGCTGCGGCCCACAGAGCCAACCTGTGGACGCCAGAGTCCGCGCAGGGACAAATGTTGGAACAACTCGGCTTTACGCTGGCAACGTTGCCTGGCGGATTGCAGGCCAGCCAAAGCCAGGGGAAACGTCACGATATCATTCAGCTTGGTGGTGAGAATCTGGCGGCCGGACTGAACGGCGAAGCGCTGTTCCTGTTTGCCGGTGACGAGAAAGACGAGCAGGCAATTTACGCCAACCCACTGCTGGCGCATCTGCCGGCGGTACAGAACAAGCGCGTTTACGCCCTGGGCACCGAATCTTTCCGCCTTGATTATTACAGCGCGATGCGAGTGCTCGATCGTCTCTCCACGCTGTTTTAA
- the fepG gene encoding iron-enterobactin ABC transporter permease: MMYVSRRLLIACLLLTVGCLFFALWGLRSGALPLEIPQIIAALTGDAPRSLTMVVTEWRLPRVLMALLIGAALGVSGAIFQSLMRNPLGSPDVMGFNTGAWSGVLVAMVLFGQHLTAIALAAMAGGILTSLVVWLLAWRNGIETFRLIIIGIGIRAMLFAFNTWLLLKASLDTALTAGLWNAGSLNGLTWAKTWPSAPIIILMLVGAGLLVRRMRLLEMGDDSACALGVSVERSRLAMMLVAVALTAAATALAGPISFIALVAPHIARRLSGTARWGLTQAALCGALLLLAADLCAQQLFMPYQLPVGVVTVSIGGIYLIALLIQESRKK, from the coding sequence ATGATGTACGTATCGCGTCGCCTGCTGATCGCGTGCCTGTTACTGACGGTCGGCTGCCTGTTCTTCGCTCTCTGGGGCCTGCGTAGCGGTGCCTTGCCGCTGGAAATTCCTCAAATTATTGCCGCCTTAACCGGCGATGCGCCGCGCAGTCTGACGATGGTCGTGACCGAATGGCGCCTGCCGCGCGTGTTGATGGCGCTGCTGATTGGCGCGGCACTCGGCGTCAGCGGCGCGATTTTTCAGTCCCTGATGCGCAACCCGCTCGGCAGCCCGGACGTGATGGGCTTTAATACCGGAGCCTGGAGCGGCGTACTGGTCGCAATGGTGCTGTTTGGTCAGCATCTGACCGCTATCGCGCTGGCGGCGATGGCCGGCGGTATTCTGACGTCGCTGGTAGTCTGGCTGCTGGCCTGGCGCAACGGTATTGAAACCTTCCGCCTGATCATTATCGGCATCGGCATTCGCGCCATGCTGTTTGCGTTTAACACCTGGCTGTTGTTGAAGGCTTCGCTGGACACTGCACTGACCGCCGGATTGTGGAACGCCGGGTCGCTTAACGGCCTGACCTGGGCGAAAACCTGGCCTTCCGCACCGATCATTATCCTCATGCTGGTAGGTGCCGGACTGCTGGTGCGCCGCATGCGTCTGCTGGAGATGGGTGATGACAGCGCCTGCGCGCTGGGCGTCAGCGTGGAGCGCTCGCGACTCGCCATGATGCTGGTCGCCGTGGCATTAACCGCGGCAGCCACCGCACTGGCCGGCCCCATTTCCTTTATCGCGCTGGTTGCGCCACATATCGCCCGTCGCCTGAGCGGCACCGCGCGTTGGGGATTAACCCAGGCCGCACTCTGCGGCGCGCTATTACTGCTGGCGGCCGATCTGTGCGCGCAGCAACTGTTTATGCCTTATCAGCTTCCGGTGGGTGTGGTCACCGTGAGCATCGGCGGTATTTACCTTATCGCCTTGTTAATTCAGGAGTCCCGCAAAAAATGA